The following are from one region of the Ignavibacteriota bacterium genome:
- the can gene encoding carbonate dehydratase — MKVLKHLFDNNRKWADNRKKSDPDFFNKLVLQQKPEHLWIGCSDSRVPANEIVGLLPGELFVHRNVANLVVENDLNCLSVIQFAVDVLKVKHIIVCGHYGCGGVKAVLENSKLGLTDDWLSNLKLIKEKYSTLLEQNPDDSSQISKLCELNVIEQVYNVCSTNIVLNAWKRNQPLTIHGWIYDIKDGLLQDLGVCIANYTELQNSTKTDITKFFNLKSH; from the coding sequence ATGAAAGTTTTAAAACATTTATTCGACAACAACCGAAAATGGGCTGATAACAGAAAAAAATCTGATCCGGATTTTTTTAACAAGCTAGTTCTTCAGCAAAAACCTGAGCACTTGTGGATCGGATGTTCTGACAGCAGAGTTCCGGCAAATGAAATTGTTGGACTTCTACCGGGCGAACTTTTTGTTCATCGAAATGTTGCAAACCTTGTTGTGGAAAATGATTTAAATTGTTTATCTGTAATTCAGTTTGCCGTTGATGTATTAAAGGTAAAACATATTATTGTTTGTGGTCATTACGGATGCGGAGGAGTAAAAGCAGTCCTTGAAAATTCGAAATTAGGACTTACCGATGACTGGCTTTCAAATTTGAAACTGATAAAAGAAAAATACTCAACTTTACTTGAGCAAAATCCTGATGACTCTTCGCAGATAAGTAAACTTTGTGAGTTAAATGTGATTGAGCAAGTCTATAATGTTTGCAGTACAAATATTGTATTGAACGCCTGGAAACGAAATCAACCTTTGACTATTCATGGTTGGATTTATGATATAAAAGATGGATTGCTTCAGGATCTTGGTGTTTGTATTGCAAATTATACTGAATTGCAGAATTCCACAAAAACAGACATAACAAAATTTTTTAATTTGAAATCTCATTAG
- a CDS encoding T9SS type A sorting domain-containing protein — translation MKKYIQIIISLVLLFSVNILGQYPNILVDNNGSPEEVTIAINPLNPNILAGGANIDHFYRSTNGGLTWIESQLVSNNLGVWGDPVVLFDSSGILYYAHLSNPVSGWWIDRIVVQRSTDNGISWNDGVGVGWNSYPKAQDKEWMAVDHSQSPYRGHIYMTWTEFDDYGSSNPNDSSRIRFSKSTDQGLSWSDAVVISDVSGDCIDSDNTTEGAVPCVGPNGEVYVSWAGPLGIVLDKSFDGGQTWGQDIFVSDMPGGWDYEVSGIYRCNGLPITMCDISNSPYRGNVYVVWSDQRNGATDTDIFMARSTNSGNTWTAPIKVNDDNTARHQFFVWSTIDPSSGHLWFVFYDRRNTTGAATDVFVAKSTDGGNTFENFKVSESSFTPNSGVFFGDYSNIAAWNGKIYPFWMRLQSGQLSVWISAIEDSVTIPVELNNFTASTDDGKVFLSWQTASELNNLGFYIERKDMNQTEEESGWMEVGFVEGHGNSTERNYYQFEDDPFYDGTYHYRLKQVDYNGTVNYTNEVEVNLFIVKEFELSQNYPNPFNPKTTIGFQLPEASFITLKVFDAIGTEVETIAEGKYPAGVHEVVFDAEKLSSGLYMYRIISGTKELTRKMMLVK, via the coding sequence ATGAAAAAATATATTCAAATCATTATAAGCCTTGTGTTACTTTTCTCGGTAAATATCCTGGGGCAGTATCCAAATATTTTGGTGGATAATAATGGAAGTCCGGAAGAAGTGACCATCGCAATAAATCCTCTCAATCCAAATATTTTAGCTGGCGGAGCAAATATTGACCACTTCTATCGTTCGACGAACGGTGGATTAACATGGATTGAGTCTCAATTGGTTTCAAATAACCTTGGCGTTTGGGGAGATCCCGTAGTTCTTTTTGACAGCTCTGGTATTCTTTATTACGCACATCTTTCCAACCCGGTATCAGGTTGGTGGATTGATAGAATTGTTGTCCAAAGATCAACTGATAATGGAATTAGCTGGAACGATGGAGTTGGAGTCGGCTGGAATTCTTATCCAAAAGCTCAGGACAAAGAATGGATGGCAGTTGATCATTCACAGTCACCGTATCGAGGTCATATATATATGACATGGACAGAGTTTGATGATTATGGAAGTTCTAACCCGAATGACAGTTCACGGATCAGGTTTTCAAAATCAACTGATCAGGGATTAAGCTGGAGTGATGCAGTCGTAATCAGTGATGTAAGCGGAGATTGCATTGACAGCGATAACACAACTGAAGGGGCTGTACCTTGTGTCGGACCAAACGGTGAAGTTTATGTTTCCTGGGCTGGTCCCCTTGGAATTGTTCTCGATAAATCTTTCGATGGCGGACAAACCTGGGGTCAGGATATTTTTGTTTCTGATATGCCCGGTGGTTGGGATTATGAAGTTTCAGGAATTTACCGATGCAACGGACTTCCAATTACAATGTGCGATATCAGCAATTCACCTTATAGAGGAAATGTTTATGTGGTTTGGTCAGATCAAAGAAACGGTGCAACTGACACAGATATTTTTATGGCACGATCTACTAATAGTGGAAATACCTGGACTGCGCCGATAAAAGTAAATGATGACAACACTGCTCGTCACCAGTTTTTTGTATGGTCAACAATAGATCCATCATCAGGTCATCTTTGGTTTGTTTTTTATGACAGAAGAAATACAACCGGTGCTGCTACCGATGTTTTTGTAGCTAAATCAACCGATGGTGGAAATACATTTGAAAATTTTAAAGTGAGCGAATCATCTTTCACACCAAATTCCGGAGTGTTCTTTGGTGATTACAGCAACATTGCTGCATGGAATGGAAAGATTTATCCTTTCTGGATGAGACTTCAGAGTGGGCAGTTGAGTGTCTGGATTTCTGCTATCGAAGATTCAGTAACAATCCCGGTTGAACTTAATAATTTTACAGCAAGCACAGATGACGGAAAAGTCTTTTTATCTTGGCAGACTGCGAGTGAACTAAATAATCTCGGATTCTATATTGAAAGAAAAGATATGAATCAAACAGAAGAAGAAAGCGGATGGATGGAAGTTGGATTTGTTGAAGGGCACGGTAATTCTACCGAAAGAAATTATTATCAGTTTGAAGATGATCCTTTTTATGATGGAACTTATCACTACCGGTTGAAGCAGGTTGATTATAATGGCACAGTAAATTACACAAATGAAGTTGAAGTAAATTTATTTATAGTGAAAGAATTTGAACTTAGTCAGAATTATCCAAATCCGTTCAATCCAAAAACTACAATAGGTTTTCAACTGCCCGAAGCTTCTTTTATCACTTTGAAAGTGTTTGATGCAATCGGAACAGAAGTAGAAACTATTGCAGAAGGAAAATATCCCGCAGGAGTCCACGAAGTAGTCTTTGATGCAGAAAAATTAAGCAGCGGACTGTATATGTATAGAATTATTTCCGGAACGAAAGAATTAACAAGGAAGATGATGCTGGTTAAGTAA
- a CDS encoding YitT family protein — protein MNTKKIQFNKKAIRDYIFITIGAAIMAIGIGIFLVDAKVVPGGVSGLSMAIYYLTGGAFPIGITIWLFNIPLFIWGVKELGTQFGARTFFGFTLNSFFIDFFRGETPGFSFIQLQNTETILKLRQDDFLFLILLGAALLGIGLGLIFKFRGSTAGSDIVAAIMQKRFGVKPGMAIMIIDFFVILIAGFIIEFKDLAGDRSAMTLTLYALFLLFVSARLIDAIIDGFDYARAAYIISDKNDEIAKIIMNDFSRGATAIKARGLYRNTEREILVTVVALRELGKLTSIIKQIDPHAFVTVNNVFEVLGEGFRRRI, from the coding sequence ATGAACACAAAGAAAATCCAATTCAACAAAAAAGCTATCCGTGATTATATTTTTATAACTATAGGTGCTGCAATTATGGCAATCGGCATCGGTATTTTTTTAGTTGATGCTAAAGTGGTTCCAGGTGGTGTAAGCGGTTTATCAATGGCGATTTATTATCTCACCGGTGGCGCATTCCCGATTGGTATAACTATCTGGCTTTTTAATATTCCATTGTTTATATGGGGTGTAAAAGAGCTCGGGACTCAATTTGGTGCGAGAACTTTTTTTGGATTTACACTCAATTCTTTCTTCATCGATTTTTTCAGAGGTGAAACTCCCGGTTTCAGTTTTATCCAGCTTCAAAACACAGAAACAATTTTAAAACTCCGTCAGGATGATTTTCTTTTTTTGATTTTACTCGGTGCTGCATTGCTGGGAATTGGTTTGGGGCTGATATTCAAATTCCGTGGTTCAACAGCAGGAAGTGATATTGTTGCAGCAATCATGCAAAAACGGTTTGGAGTTAAACCCGGGATGGCAATTATGATAATCGATTTTTTTGTTATTCTTATCGCTGGTTTTATAATTGAGTTCAAAGATCTGGCAGGAGACAGAAGTGCAATGACTCTTACACTTTATGCACTATTCCTGCTTTTCGTTTCCGCAAGATTGATCGATGCTATTATCGATGGTTTTGATTATGCACGTGCTGCTTATATTATTTCTGATAAGAATGATGAGATTGCAAAAATAATTATGAATGATTTCAGCAGAGGTGCAACAGCAATTAAAGCAAGAGGATTGTACAGAAATACTGAACGGGAAATTCTTGTTACAGTTGTTGCTTTAAGAGAATTAGGAAAACTTACCAGTATAATAAAGCAAATAGATCCGCACGCTTTCGTCACCGTAAATAATGTTTTCGAAGTTTTAGGTGAAGGATTCAGAAGAAGAATTTAA
- a CDS encoding DUF2279 domain-containing protein gives MRLTINIFLAFSLFCSQLFAQDSAIVHIRADNLVSSSEQIPAEYLQTISSNNKIIRSPQLRLGAASQPIFVNSERPLIDGTLWREKSDVDYLRLSSMAGLMLTANIIALDYQMDIWYTEETNTFHSLDFSKDWGKYQQMDKFGHFMDAYFTSDLSGKVYRWSGISGNTSVWLGALTGWLWMLEIELNDAFMADWGFSWGDMLANTAGSTFYVLQQFNYDLLGGIHPKFSWHKSDAWKEMRYNHDPKALIEDYEGMTFWVTVNPHHYFPKSWKKTYPEWLAPLGIAFGISAKDIGIYPWGGYKEYFVGLDVDLRKLPILDEVDFLKFLKSEVNFLRLPLPTIRFSSQGTWFGFYF, from the coding sequence GTGAGATTAACAATAAACATATTCCTTGCATTCTCTCTATTCTGTTCACAATTATTTGCACAGGATTCAGCCATAGTACACATTCGTGCGGACAATTTAGTCTCTTCTTCAGAACAAATACCTGCAGAATATTTACAAACTATATCATCAAATAATAAAATAATTCGTTCACCTCAACTCAGGCTCGGGGCTGCCAGTCAGCCAATATTTGTAAACAGTGAAAGACCTTTGATCGATGGAACGCTCTGGAGAGAAAAATCTGATGTTGACTATTTGAGATTGAGTTCGATGGCTGGACTGATGCTTACTGCAAATATAATTGCATTAGATTATCAGATGGATATCTGGTACACTGAAGAAACAAATACTTTTCACTCACTTGATTTTAGTAAGGATTGGGGAAAATATCAGCAGATGGATAAATTCGGTCATTTCATGGATGCATATTTCACAAGTGATCTTTCAGGAAAAGTATATCGTTGGTCCGGAATTTCTGGCAACACTTCAGTCTGGCTGGGTGCTTTAACAGGCTGGCTGTGGATGTTGGAAATAGAATTAAATGATGCATTCATGGCAGATTGGGGATTTAGCTGGGGTGATATGCTTGCTAATACCGCTGGTTCAACATTTTATGTGCTTCAACAATTTAATTACGATTTGCTTGGTGGAATTCATCCCAAATTTAGCTGGCACAAATCCGATGCTTGGAAAGAAATGAGATATAATCATGATCCAAAAGCATTAATCGAAGATTATGAAGGAATGACTTTTTGGGTTACAGTAAATCCACATCATTACTTTCCTAAAAGCTGGAAGAAAACTTATCCTGAATGGCTTGCACCACTTGGAATTGCTTTCGGTATCAGCGCAAAAGATATTGGAATTTATCCCTGGGGCGGTTACAAAGAATATTTTGTTGGTTTAGATGTTGATCTTAGAAAACTTCCCATACTTGATGAAGTAGATTTCTTAAAGTTTTTAAAGAGTGAAGTAAACTTTTTACGTCTTCCTTTGCCAACAATCCGTTTTTCATCACAAGGTACCTGGTTCGGTTTTTATTTCTGA
- a CDS encoding phosphatase PAP2 family protein, whose protein sequence is MMDLLYSFDLAIFYFFNHTISTGFLDKFFSIITDVTKWYIAYAILLGIAFFKGGRRGKIAVIGLILLIIVTDQTGYRLLKETIERVRPCNALSDVLTPIGCSGGFSFPSNHALNNFAAAVFLLRLFPNYKWVFLIVATLVSMSRIYLGVHYPSDVVGGALIGAGFGYLFSIAALKAEDYFLKRSPKS, encoded by the coding sequence ATTATGGACTTATTGTATTCATTTGATTTAGCAATATTTTACTTTTTCAATCATACCATTTCTACAGGATTTCTGGATAAATTCTTTTCTATAATTACTGATGTTACTAAGTGGTATATCGCTTATGCAATACTTTTAGGAATTGCATTTTTTAAAGGCGGAAGAAGAGGTAAGATTGCTGTGATTGGATTAATACTTTTAATTATCGTAACTGATCAAACCGGTTACAGATTGTTGAAAGAAACTATTGAAAGAGTCAGACCTTGTAACGCACTAAGTGATGTCCTGACTCCCATCGGTTGTTCCGGAGGTTTTTCTTTTCCTTCAAACCATGCACTAAATAATTTTGCTGCAGCCGTTTTTTTATTACGATTGTTTCCCAATTACAAATGGGTTTTCCTGATAGTCGCAACTTTAGTTTCTATGTCAAGAATTTATCTTGGTGTTCATTATCCTTCAGATGTAGTTGGTGGTGCATTAATCGGTGCAGGATTTGGATATTTGTTTTCAATCGCAGCATTAAAAGCTGAAGATTATTTTTTAAAAAGATCTCCTAAATCCTGA